In Sphingobacteriaceae bacterium, the following proteins share a genomic window:
- a CDS encoding DNA-binding transcriptional regulator, whose product MNQKDTKRLPRLTAILNQLQTKRLLTATELAEKYSVSVRTIYRDMRSLEQSGVPIVTEEGKGYSLMEGYRIPPVMFTESQANALIIAEQLVLKNKDASFVKEYSEAIDKIKAVLGHAVKDKANLLAQRTRFSQNTNSEKNSNNLSDLQYALTNFYVIKVDYTNESKKSTSRLIEPFALLSTQENWLLVAWCRMRNEFRYFRLDRIKKLEVLSEKFKPQKMSLQDFFDKNY is encoded by the coding sequence ATGAACCAGAAAGATACAAAGCGACTTCCCAGGTTAACTGCCATTTTAAACCAGCTGCAAACCAAGCGGCTTTTAACGGCAACGGAACTGGCTGAGAAATATTCTGTAAGTGTAAGAACTATTTACAGAGATATGCGGTCGCTAGAACAATCGGGAGTTCCCATTGTTACCGAAGAAGGAAAAGGTTATAGCTTAATGGAAGGTTATAGAATTCCGCCTGTAATGTTTACTGAAAGTCAGGCAAACGCACTGATCATTGCAGAACAATTAGTTTTAAAAAATAAAGATGCCTCTTTCGTAAAAGAGTATTCTGAAGCAATAGACAAAATTAAAGCCGTTCTGGGGCACGCTGTAAAAGACAAAGCCAATCTTTTAGCACAGAGAACACGCTTTAGTCAGAATACAAACAGCGAAAAAAACAGTAATAATTTATCTGACCTTCAGTATGCCCTTACAAATTTTTATGTAATAAAGGTTGACTACACCAACGAATCAAAAAAAAGCACAAGCCGTCTCATCGAACCCTTTGCTTTATTAAGTACCCAGGAAAACTGGCTGTTAGTGGCCTGGTGCAGGATGCGCAACGAGTTCAGATATTTCCGGCTCGACCGGATTAAAAAACTGGAAGTCCTTTCAGAAAAATTTAAGCCACAAAAAATGAGTCTTCAGGATTTTTTTGACAAAAATTATTAG
- a CDS encoding oxidoreductase gives MPKVPKWAADAMESIFSGKSRQVVVSDITYINPYIKKITFKGDFTNVKFKVGQAIVVRVDDTNFRNYTPSYWNSSEEICEVIFHLHGNGPGSHYIANLKLNDTLRIGLPRGFDFYKKDYKYHFFFGDETTIGFFKSLKNAIDENGQNYIGVLEVNNDSFHSEMNLECMLDVVPISANKAENAIHSLESLDESVWALWKTGVFYLMGNAKSIQNFRKALKEKGISSRNIITQPYWVEGKIGL, from the coding sequence ATGCCAAAAGTACCTAAATGGGCAGCCGATGCAATGGAAAGCATTTTTAGTGGCAAATCCCGACAAGTAGTTGTTTCTGATATTACCTATATAAATCCGTACATAAAGAAAATTACATTTAAAGGTGATTTTACAAATGTGAAATTTAAAGTTGGTCAGGCCATAGTCGTACGTGTAGATGATACCAACTTCAGAAATTATACACCATCCTATTGGAATAGTTCTGAAGAAATTTGCGAAGTAATCTTCCATTTACATGGAAATGGCCCGGGCAGTCATTATATTGCGAATTTGAAGTTAAACGATACACTTCGAATTGGTTTACCAAGAGGCTTTGATTTTTATAAAAAGGATTACAAATACCATTTCTTTTTTGGCGATGAAACAACGATAGGATTCTTTAAAAGTTTAAAGAATGCAATAGACGAAAACGGACAAAATTATATTGGTGTGTTAGAGGTGAATAATGATTCGTTCCATTCAGAAATGAATTTAGAATGTATGTTGGATGTCGTTCCTATTTCAGCAAACAAAGCAGAAAATGCGATTCATTCTTTAGAAAGTCTGGATGAATCTGTATGGGCTTTATGGAAGACTGGAGTTTTTTACTTAATGGGGAATGCCAAATCTATTCAGAATTTTAGAAAAGCCTTAAAAGAGAAAGGAATAAGCAGTAGAAATATAATAACACAGCCTTATTGGGTGGAAGGTAAGATTGGTTTATAG
- a CDS encoding transcriptional regulator, which produces MRRDVFQAIADPTRRAIIGLIAVQAMTPNALAEYFDISRQGVSNHIKILTECELVKQEQQGREIYYKLEVKKLKEIDKWLEQYRSIWETQFNQLDKVLLTLKKQKK; this is translated from the coding sequence ATGAGAAGAGATGTATTTCAGGCTATAGCCGACCCTACGAGGCGCGCTATTATCGGCCTCATAGCGGTACAGGCAATGACGCCAAATGCTCTTGCAGAGTATTTTGACATATCGCGTCAGGGTGTGTCAAACCATATAAAGATTTTAACCGAGTGTGAGCTTGTTAAACAAGAGCAACAAGGCCGTGAAATTTATTACAAGCTGGAAGTGAAAAAACTTAAGGAGATAGACAAATGGCTTGAGCAATACAGAAGTATTTGGGAAACGCAATTTAATCAACTCGATAAAGTATTATTAACTCTTAAAAAACAGAAAAAATGA
- a CDS encoding ATPase → MERKTKITAEDGKQELTITREFDLPLDLLFRAYAEPDIVEQWMNTKVLKLENKKHGSYQFETSDPKGNVVFRSNGTIHDFQTNLKITRTFEMENTGFPIQLEFLEFESLSDETSKLTMHVIYKSVEVRDQLLKLPFAQGINMAHNRIQEILNPLK, encoded by the coding sequence ATGGAACGAAAAACAAAAATTACTGCCGAAGATGGTAAACAAGAGTTAACCATCACCAGGGAATTTGATTTGCCTTTGGATTTACTTTTTAGGGCTTATGCAGAACCTGATATTGTTGAGCAATGGATGAATACAAAAGTTTTGAAGCTTGAAAATAAAAAGCACGGCAGCTATCAGTTTGAAACCTCTGATCCCAAAGGAAACGTCGTCTTCCGGTCTAATGGTACAATTCATGACTTTCAAACCAATCTAAAAATCACAAGAACATTTGAAATGGAGAATACTGGTTTTCCCATTCAACTGGAATTTTTAGAATTCGAATCTTTAAGCGATGAAACAAGTAAACTCACCATGCATGTTATTTACAAGTCGGTAGAAGTAAGAGACCAACTACTTAAATTGCCTTTTGCACAGGGCATAAACATGGCACATAACCGCATACAAGAAATTTTAAATCCTCTAAAATAA
- a CDS encoding ATPase has protein sequence MKEQFKITLNASREKVWDALFTDQNYRYWTSVFAEGSWVDTTWQKGSKALFLDSKNDGMSSVIEENIPSEFLSIRHMGTVLKGEEYLNRPEDDEWRGGHENYTLKESHGKTELTVDLEFGDIGEKMVHYFKETWPKALDLLKAIAEKN, from the coding sequence ATGAAAGAGCAATTTAAAATTACCCTAAATGCTTCCCGCGAAAAAGTGTGGGATGCTTTATTCACAGATCAAAATTACCGTTACTGGACTTCTGTCTTTGCAGAGGGCTCATGGGTTGACACTACCTGGCAAAAAGGAAGCAAAGCTTTATTTCTCGACTCAAAAAATGACGGCATGTCGTCCGTAATTGAGGAAAATATACCCAGTGAATTTTTGTCTATCAGGCACATGGGAACTGTTTTAAAAGGCGAGGAGTACCTTAATCGCCCTGAGGATGACGAATGGAGAGGTGGGCACGAAAATTATACTTTGAAGGAGAGTCACGGAAAAACTGAGCTCACTGTGGACCTCGAGTTTGGAGATATTGGTGAGAAAATGGTACACTATTTTAAAGAGACCTGGCCGAAAGCCCTTGATCTATTGAAGGCTATTGCAGAGAAAAATTAG
- a CDS encoding heme oxygenase — protein sequence MNPYLEKLKSEIEPVRKQLIDHPVYSGIRSIAHLNVFMEHHVYAVWDFMSLLKSLQRNLTCVELPWLPVGSPETRYLINEIVLGEESDVDEAGNRANHFELYLRAMEQSGCNMSTIHAFIKSISKKIPLTESISIANVPSEAGEFIRNTFSVVNANIPHIQAAVFTFGREDLIPGMFVSFVNELNKQTDNKMSILKYYLERHIEVDGEHHSHLAYQMTEELCGTDLKKWEEATAAAKNALYQRIKLWDFILHRIKVSVTV from the coding sequence ATGAACCCCTACTTAGAAAAGCTAAAATCCGAGATTGAGCCCGTAAGAAAACAACTGATTGATCACCCGGTCTATTCTGGTATAAGATCTATTGCACATCTAAACGTTTTTATGGAACATCACGTTTACGCGGTATGGGATTTTATGTCCTTATTAAAATCATTACAGAGAAATCTTACTTGCGTTGAGCTACCTTGGTTGCCCGTGGGAAGCCCCGAAACAAGATATCTGATAAATGAAATTGTATTAGGGGAAGAGTCCGATGTAGATGAGGCAGGAAATCGTGCAAATCACTTTGAATTATACTTAAGAGCAATGGAACAAAGCGGTTGTAATATGAGTACGATTCATGCGTTCATCAAAAGCATTAGCAAGAAAATCCCGCTCACAGAAAGTATTTCTATTGCAAATGTTCCGAGTGAAGCGGGAGAATTTATTCGTAACACCTTTTCGGTTGTAAATGCTAATATCCCACACATTCAAGCGGCTGTTTTTACGTTTGGAAGGGAGGATCTTATTCCCGGAATGTTTGTCAGTTTTGTCAACGAACTGAATAAACAAACAGATAATAAAATGAGTATTCTTAAATATTATCTTGAAAGACATATTGAAGTTGATGGAGAACACCATTCGCATTTGGCGTATCAAATGACAGAGGAACTTTGCGGTACTGATTTAAAAAAATGGGAAGAGGCAACAGCAGCGGCTAAAAATGCTTTGTACCAGCGTATTAAATTATGGGACTTTATTCTGCATAGAATTAAAGTTTCTGTAACAGTATAA
- a CDS encoding bile acid 7-alpha-dehydratase encodes MNLKDIEDKISLKELIDNISILGDKKDFNKQVQLFTENAVAETLAGEISILKLEGRKEMEEAFGKFLNDFETVYHFNGQQVVTIDGNNATGTCYCLITLIGREEGKKMKTTIGAIYKDDYVRIENRWLIAKRIGNFNWQEKNEVK; translated from the coding sequence ATGAATCTTAAAGACATAGAGGATAAAATATCTCTCAAAGAACTTATTGATAACATTTCGATATTGGGAGATAAAAAAGATTTTAACAAGCAAGTGCAGCTATTTACCGAAAATGCAGTGGCAGAAACTTTAGCTGGAGAGATTTCGATCTTAAAACTGGAAGGCCGAAAAGAAATGGAAGAAGCCTTTGGCAAATTTCTTAACGACTTTGAAACCGTTTACCATTTTAACGGTCAGCAAGTGGTTACTATAGATGGTAATAACGCTACTGGAACTTGTTATTGCCTGATAACCTTAATCGGCAGGGAGGAAGGCAAAAAAATGAAGACCACTATCGGGGCAATTTACAAGGACGATTATGTTCGTATTGAGAACCGGTGGCTTATCGCAAAGCGAATAGGAAATTTCAATTGGCAAGAAAAAAACGAAGTCAAATAG
- a CDS encoding transcriptional regulator — translation MEIRRDVFQALADPTRRAIITLVALQAMTPSAIAENFDSSRQTVSKHIQILTECQLLRQEQNGREIYYHINAKKMKEVADFIEPFRSMWEDRFNKLEAVMKKYKRK, via the coding sequence ATGGAAATCCGTAGAGATGTTTTTCAGGCACTGGCCGACCCTACCCGCAGGGCCATAATAACTTTAGTAGCGCTTCAGGCAATGACTCCCAGTGCTATTGCAGAGAATTTTGACTCTTCGCGTCAAACCGTATCTAAACACATTCAGATACTTACCGAGTGCCAGTTACTTAGGCAGGAACAAAATGGGCGAGAAATTTATTACCATATTAATGCCAAAAAAATGAAGGAGGTCGCCGATTTTATAGAACCTTTCCGGAGCATGTGGGAGGACAGATTTAATAAATTAGAGGCCGTCATGAAAAAATATAAACGCAAATAA
- a CDS encoding ATPase, with protein MNNNLLFDFTVDKAAKTVYITREFDAELSLVWDAFTKKEILDQWVAPKPFTAKTKYMDFKVGGKRFYAMVSPEGMERWALQTYTSISPKTNFKMFNVFTDKDENPDPNGSDWDYTFSEENGITKVKITIYNESLERMEGIMEGFKAGMTMSLVNLDAVLVTLSAK; from the coding sequence ATGAACAACAATTTGCTATTTGATTTCACTGTCGACAAAGCAGCTAAAACCGTGTATATAACCAGAGAGTTCGATGCTGAACTTTCACTGGTATGGGATGCATTTACAAAAAAAGAAATCCTCGACCAATGGGTGGCACCCAAGCCATTTACCGCCAAAACAAAATACATGGATTTTAAAGTGGGCGGGAAAAGATTTTACGCTATGGTAAGTCCTGAAGGCATGGAACGTTGGGCCTTGCAGACTTACACGTCCATAAGTCCTAAAACAAATTTTAAAATGTTTAATGTCTTTACAGATAAAGATGAAAATCCCGATCCCAACGGTTCTGATTGGGATTATACATTCAGTGAAGAGAATGGCATCACAAAAGTGAAAATTACCATCTACAACGAATCTCTTGAACGCATGGAAGGTATCATGGAAGGCTTTAAAGCTGGAATGACGATGTCATTAGTAAACCTGGATGCTGTGCTTGTAACGTTATCGGCAAAATAG
- a CDS encoding AraC family transcriptional regulator — protein sequence MSQVLHKIPLNKQNARAIGGLDISNIVYEESLKYLHTLKDHRDDYYVLVILTKGKGTIQCDMEKMTVESKGVFLIKPYQVHSAGKISTDAEAYFISIAPFLMPDHCANTFQSLTTSQQYLKIPAKEKNSLLATVSLLHKAFAENNTHKTFIIHSLFNALINRVTAIFVDAEKKSVSPKNQAYLITQKFKQLVSEFSFLNLPSFFSEKLSITTSHLNDSVKATTGMSVTNYLQNAMLLEAKRNLYYTNDDVKTVAFTLGFEDHAYFSRLFKKLTKETPLLFRNKFRE from the coding sequence ATGTCGCAAGTCTTACATAAAATTCCGCTTAATAAACAAAATGCCAGAGCCATTGGTGGTTTGGATATTAGCAATATAGTTTATGAAGAAAGCTTAAAATACTTGCATACTTTAAAGGATCATCGTGATGATTATTATGTTCTAGTAATTCTTACAAAAGGAAAAGGAACGATACAATGTGACATGGAAAAGATGACGGTTGAATCAAAAGGTGTTTTTTTGATTAAGCCCTATCAGGTTCATTCTGCGGGAAAAATCAGTACTGATGCAGAAGCTTATTTCATTAGTATCGCACCCTTTTTAATGCCTGATCATTGTGCAAATACATTTCAAAGTTTAACAACCTCACAGCAATATTTAAAAATTCCGGCCAAAGAAAAAAATAGTTTACTCGCTACTGTTTCATTATTACATAAGGCATTTGCCGAGAATAATACACATAAAACATTTATAATACATAGCTTGTTTAATGCTTTGATAAATCGAGTAACAGCAATTTTTGTCGATGCCGAAAAGAAATCTGTTAGCCCAAAGAACCAAGCCTATTTAATAACACAAAAGTTTAAGCAGCTTGTTTCTGAATTTTCATTCCTGAATCTCCCTTCTTTTTTTTCTGAAAAATTAAGCATAACAACTTCCCATTTAAATGATAGCGTCAAAGCTACAACTGGTATGTCAGTAACAAATTATTTACAGAATGCGATGCTACTAGAAGCAAAAAGAAATTTATACTACACAAACGATGATGTAAAAACCGTTGCTTTCACACTTGGCTTCGAAGACCATGCTTATTTTTCAAGGTTATTCAAGAAGTTGACCAAAGAAACACCCTTGTTATTCAGGAACAAATTCCGTGAATAG
- a CDS encoding 3-oxoacyl-ACP synthase — MDLFKEKVLEHCKDTVRRKIELIAFSMDEISGSMENETKSSAGDKHETARAKMQSEHEKLSWQLDELKNQYEQLTKIDKERSIQSVSSQNLVYTDKGIFFIIIPLGKVELDGKTIYVISPGSPLGKSLIGLKLDEKVKVNEFEYRILSIL; from the coding sequence ATGGATCTCTTTAAAGAAAAAGTGCTGGAGCATTGTAAAGACACTGTTCGTCGTAAGATTGAGCTTATTGCTTTTTCTATGGACGAGATCAGCGGATCTATGGAGAACGAAACAAAAAGTTCTGCGGGCGACAAGCACGAAACGGCCCGTGCAAAAATGCAAAGCGAGCACGAAAAATTAAGCTGGCAATTGGATGAACTAAAAAATCAATATGAGCAGCTCACTAAAATAGATAAAGAACGCTCTATTCAAAGCGTCTCCAGTCAAAATTTAGTGTACACAGATAAAGGTATTTTTTTCATCATCATTCCGCTGGGTAAAGTTGAACTGGATGGAAAAACTATCTACGTAATTTCACCAGGTTCTCCGTTAGGAAAATCTTTAATAGGATTAAAACTCGATGAAAAGGTGAAGGTGAATGAGTTTGAGTATCGAATTCTCTCGATACTCTAA
- a CDS encoding DNA mismatch repair protein MutS yields MAKTTEVKETPLMKQYNTIKAKYPDAILLFRVGDFYETFGEDAIKASKVLGIVLTKRANGSASHIELAGFPHHSLDSYLPKLVRAGYRVAICDQLEDPKMVKGIVKRGITELVTPGVSYNDKILNHQQNNFLASVHLEKDSAGLALCDVSTGEFLVAQGTHDYIEKLIQNFKPNELLFEKSKKTELTDLIGDRFYCFGLDDWAFAYDFGYESLTKQFDTVSLKGFGIEDQHTAIKACGAILHYLGETKHDKLKHINRVSRIEEDNYVWLDKFTIRNLELYGSNHENGKSLIDVIDKTVSPMGSRLLKRWLALPLKNIDAINERLNAVEFFVTENEQREELISSLKEVGDLERLISKVSAFKVTPRELVHLKRSLGIISEIKDKIKSSANPTLQKIADQLNPCQVMFERLDNELNEEAPVSVMKGNVIAKGINAELDELRNIAFNGKDYLLQIQQREVEKTGITSLKVAFNSVFGYYLEVTHLHKDKVPQEWIRKQTLTTAERYITPELKVYEEKILGAEEKIMSIEVQLFENLVRDLADYIAPIQLNANLLARLDVFCGFAILANSNNYNRPFFGEGYAIDITDGRHPVIEKQLAVGLDYVSNSVYLDNDTQQIMMITGPNMSGKSALLRQTALIVLLAQIGSYVPAKEARLSIIDKIFTRVGATDNISSGESTFMVEMNETASILNNLSDRSLVLLDEIGRGTSTYDGISIAWSIAEFMHNQPVNRAKTLFATHYHELNDMSNLFPRIKNFNVSVKESGNKIIFLRKLAEGGSEHSFGIHVARMAGMPNYVIDRANAILKKLEKEHEFELEGTADLVINGSAKIPSKDKSEMQLSFFQLNDPLLQQIKEDILATDINTLTPVEALLKLSEIKKLVGG; encoded by the coding sequence ATGGCAAAGACGACGGAAGTAAAAGAAACCCCCTTAATGAAACAATACAATACCATCAAGGCGAAATATCCTGATGCAATTTTATTATTCAGGGTTGGAGATTTTTACGAAACATTTGGAGAAGATGCAATCAAAGCATCTAAAGTACTGGGTATTGTGCTTACAAAACGCGCTAACGGTTCAGCTTCACACATTGAGCTGGCAGGATTTCCGCATCACTCATTAGATTCATATTTACCAAAATTAGTGCGCGCCGGTTATCGTGTCGCAATTTGTGATCAGCTCGAAGATCCTAAAATGGTGAAAGGTATTGTAAAACGTGGTATTACTGAATTGGTAACCCCTGGCGTTAGTTACAACGATAAGATCTTAAACCACCAGCAAAATAATTTTCTTGCTTCTGTACATCTTGAAAAGGATTCTGCAGGACTTGCTCTTTGTGATGTTTCTACCGGTGAATTTCTTGTTGCGCAAGGCACTCACGACTATATTGAAAAACTCATTCAAAATTTTAAACCTAACGAATTACTTTTCGAAAAATCAAAAAAAACCGAGCTTACCGATTTAATCGGCGATCGTTTTTATTGTTTTGGTTTGGATGATTGGGCTTTTGCTTATGATTTTGGATATGAAAGTCTGACCAAGCAATTTGATACAGTTTCTCTTAAAGGCTTCGGAATTGAAGACCAGCACACCGCCATCAAGGCCTGTGGAGCCATTTTGCATTACCTTGGCGAAACAAAACATGATAAATTAAAACACATCAACCGTGTTAGCCGCATTGAAGAAGATAATTACGTTTGGCTGGATAAATTCACCATTCGTAATTTAGAACTTTATGGAAGCAATCATGAAAACGGAAAAAGCCTGATCGACGTCATAGACAAAACCGTTAGTCCGATGGGCTCGCGTTTATTGAAACGTTGGTTAGCACTTCCCTTAAAAAACATTGACGCTATTAACGAGCGTTTAAACGCCGTTGAATTTTTTGTAACTGAAAATGAGCAACGCGAAGAATTAATTTCTTCTTTAAAAGAAGTCGGTGATCTCGAACGTTTAATTTCTAAAGTTTCTGCCTTTAAAGTAACACCTAGGGAATTGGTGCATTTAAAAAGATCGCTCGGTATTATTTCAGAGATCAAGGACAAAATAAAATCTTCCGCCAACCCTACTCTTCAAAAAATTGCCGATCAGTTAAATCCTTGCCAGGTGATGTTTGAACGTCTCGACAACGAGCTGAATGAAGAAGCGCCCGTTAGCGTTATGAAAGGAAATGTGATAGCCAAAGGAATTAATGCTGAACTGGACGAGCTGCGCAACATTGCTTTTAACGGGAAAGATTATCTATTGCAGATTCAACAACGTGAAGTAGAAAAAACAGGGATCACTTCTTTGAAGGTGGCCTTTAATTCTGTGTTCGGTTATTATTTAGAAGTTACACATTTACATAAAGATAAAGTTCCACAAGAATGGATCCGCAAACAAACACTCACCACAGCTGAGCGTTATATTACCCCAGAATTAAAAGTATATGAAGAAAAAATACTAGGGGCGGAAGAAAAGATCATGTCTATTGAAGTGCAGTTGTTTGAAAACCTGGTGCGCGATCTGGCAGATTACATTGCTCCAATTCAACTCAACGCTAACTTACTCGCAAGACTGGATGTGTTTTGTGGTTTTGCTATTTTAGCAAACAGCAATAATTATAACCGTCCTTTTTTTGGTGAAGGATATGCTATAGACATTACCGATGGCAGACATCCGGTAATAGAAAAACAATTAGCTGTTGGTTTAGATTATGTGAGCAATTCTGTTTATCTCGACAACGATACACAACAGATTATGATGATTACCGGTCCCAATATGAGTGGTAAATCTGCTTTATTACGCCAAACGGCATTAATTGTTTTATTAGCCCAGATAGGATCTTACGTTCCTGCTAAAGAAGCGCGCTTAAGTATTATTGATAAAATCTTTACCCGTGTAGGCGCCACAGACAATATCAGTTCCGGCGAATCTACCTTTATGGTGGAAATGAATGAAACAGCGAGCATTTTAAATAATTTAAGCGACAGAAGTTTAGTGTTGTTAGATGAAATCGGTCGCGGTACTTCTACCTACGATGGTATTTCCATTGCCTGGAGTATTGCAGAATTTATGCATAACCAGCCTGTAAACCGCGCCAAAACACTGTTCGCAACGCACTATCACGAACTAAATGACATGAGTAACCTTTTTCCACGCATTAAAAACTTTAATGTTTCTGTTAAAGAAAGTGGAAATAAAATCATCTTCCTACGCAAGCTGGCAGAAGGTGGAAGCGAACACAGCTTCGGGATTCACGTAGCAAGAATGGCCGGTATGCCGAACTATGTGATTGACCGTGCAAACGCTATTCTGAAAAAATTAGAAAAAGAACACGAATTTGAATTGGAAGGAACGGCAGACCTTGTTATTAATGGCAGTGCAAAGATCCCATCCAAAGATAAAAGTGAAATGCAGTTGAGTTTCTTTCAATTGAATGATCCTTTATTACAGCAAATCAAAGAAGATATTCTAGCTACGGATATCAATACTTTAACTCCGGTGGAGGCGCTATTGAAGTTGAGTGAAATTAAAAAGTTGGTGGGTGGGTAG
- a CDS encoding 8-amino-7-oxononanoate synthase: MKDIFEKIKANLGPIGEHAKESHGYFTFPKLTGDINPHMEFRGKKLLNWSLNNYLGLANHPEVRQADIDGATQFGLAAPMGARMMSGNSDYHEALEKGLSKLVNKEDTILCNFGYQAMVSAIDAIVDRHDVIVYDAESHACILDGVRLHMGKRYVFKHNDVADCEKQLERAKKLIEENGNKGAILVITEGVFGMRGDQGKLKEIVDLKKKYNFRLFVDDAHGIGTMGAKGGGTGEAQGCQDGVDIYFGTFAKSFALIGGFISSSKEIITYLRYNMRSQIFAKSLPMPLVIGLLKRLDLLNAHPEYRTKLWDIATNLQKGLVDAGFNIGDTNTMVTPVYMNGSIPEATNMVIDLRENFGIFCSMVVYPVIPKGMIILRLIPTAMHTMEDVKYTIESFSKIKDKLYGGLYMADKIREGFSQAL; this comes from the coding sequence ATGAAAGATATTTTCGAAAAAATAAAAGCGAATTTAGGTCCGATTGGTGAACATGCAAAGGAATCTCATGGGTATTTTACCTTTCCGAAATTAACGGGAGATATTAATCCGCATATGGAATTTCGCGGTAAAAAATTACTTAACTGGAGCTTAAACAATTATCTTGGATTGGCAAACCATCCTGAAGTAAGACAAGCTGATATTGACGGAGCAACACAATTTGGTCTGGCTGCTCCCATGGGTGCGCGTATGATGAGCGGCAATTCCGATTATCACGAAGCCCTTGAAAAAGGATTATCTAAACTGGTTAATAAAGAAGACACTATACTTTGTAATTTCGGTTACCAGGCAATGGTTTCGGCAATTGATGCGATTGTTGACCGTCATGACGTAATTGTTTATGACGCTGAAAGTCACGCTTGTATCTTAGACGGCGTACGTTTACACATGGGAAAACGTTACGTATTCAAACACAACGATGTGGCTGATTGCGAAAAACAATTAGAGCGCGCTAAAAAATTAATTGAAGAAAACGGAAATAAAGGCGCTATTCTGGTGATTACAGAAGGAGTGTTTGGAATGCGTGGCGACCAGGGTAAATTAAAAGAGATTGTTGATTTAAAGAAAAAATACAATTTCCGTTTATTTGTTGACGATGCTCATGGCATTGGAACAATGGGCGCTAAGGGCGGCGGAACCGGTGAAGCACAAGGTTGCCAGGATGGAGTAGATATTTACTTTGGTACTTTCGCGAAGTCTTTTGCTTTAATTGGTGGATTTATTTCTTCTTCAAAAGAAATTATCACTTACCTGCGTTACAACATGCGTTCTCAGATTTTCGCAAAATCATTGCCAATGCCATTGGTAATTGGTTTACTAAAACGTCTTGACTTATTAAACGCACATCCCGAATACCGCACTAAATTGTGGGACATCGCTACGAATTTGCAAAAAGGATTAGTAGATGCAGGATTTAATATTGGTGATACTAATACCATGGTAACCCCGGTTTACATGAATGGGTCTATTCCCGAAGCAACCAACATGGTAATTGATTTACGTGAGAACTTCGGTATTTTCTGTTCTATGGTTGTGTATCCTGTAATTCCAAAAGGCATGATCATTTTACGTTTAATTCCCACAGCTATGCATACGATGGAAGATGTAAAATACACTATTGAATCTTTCAGTAAAATAAAAGATAAATTATACGGAGGTTTATACATGGCCGACAAGATCCGTGAAGGATTTTCGCAGGCACTTTAA
- a CDS encoding DoxX-like family protein: MTKRNKIIYWIATGWLALGMTVTGIVQILRIPDEKVVMERLGYLPYFMVLLGIWKLLGVIAVLVPKFALVKEWAYAGFFFAMSGALVSHLAMGDSAIELFGPSLLLVLTSVSWYFRPAERRLIATVK; encoded by the coding sequence ATGACAAAAAGAAACAAAATTATCTATTGGATCGCAACCGGTTGGTTGGCTTTAGGGATGACCGTTACGGGGATCGTTCAGATCCTGAGGATTCCGGACGAAAAAGTTGTCATGGAAAGGCTTGGCTACCTGCCCTATTTTATGGTGCTTCTCGGAATTTGGAAATTACTAGGAGTTATTGCCGTACTTGTTCCCAAATTCGCTCTTGTAAAAGAATGGGCTTATGCAGGATTTTTTTTCGCGATGTCAGGCGCTTTAGTTTCCCATCTTGCTATGGGCGACTCTGCCATTGAACTTTTTGGTCCTTCTCTGTTACTGGTATTGACTTCTGTTTCATGGTATTTCAGACCAGCTGAAAGAAGACTTATTGCAACTGTTAAATAA